The genomic DNA ATAGACCGTCTTGGCCAGCTTGATTGCCGTAGGCCCGCCGGTGCTGCCTTCCACGGTGAAGCTCACCGCATCCGACCATGGCGACCACATCGCATTGGCGTCACGATGGCGCACGCGTGCGTGATAGCTGCCGTTGAAAAGGCCCGCCGCGGCGTTGTATCGCAGAATGTCGATCCCGGCGTGGATGTTCACAGGCTCATAGAGCGGTGCCCCGGTATCGCCGTAGAGATTCTCCACATCGCGGATGCGGTCGATCTTCAGGTTGGTGAAGCCGTTGTCCGCGGCGACCTGGAACCAGGTGCTGTTGATCGCCTCGCCGCTGGCCGTCTGATAGGGCGAACTGACAAGCTCGAGCGGCAGCGTTACGGGACCCGTGAACGTGTTCGTGAGCGAGGGCTTCTGGGGTGCGGGCAGGCCGAGCTTGCGGTGAAAGCTGTCGATGACCCGGCTGTTGTAGTTCCAGCGCGTGGCGGCGGGGAGCTTCACGTTCGCTTCCGCATAGCAGGTGGCCTGCATGGTCTGCGCCGCGAGGTCGAAGTCGAGCAGCTGCCAGGCCCAGTGGGCGATGGTCTTCTGCACGTCGTCGAAGTCGATCTCGGAAGACTGCCCCCAGTACTGATCCCAGGCCGTGCCGCCGGAGATGATGTGATAGATCGGCCACTCGCGGGTCTGGCCGCGGGCGTAAAGGTGGTGATGCGCGCCGATGTTCAGCACATGCTTCGGCGTTTCCGCCAGCATCGGCATGATCTCGCTGCGGAACCATCCCGAGATGTCTCCCACGTACTGCTCGGCCTGATAGGGGCGGTGCACCACGCTTACACACAGGTCCGTGCTCGCATCGGTCTTCAGCGCATCCACCAACGAGCGCAGCCATTGCTTCTGGGTATTGCCGGTATGCTCGCTGCTGGAATGAATGAACGCGACGTTCGCGAGCTGGTAGGCATAGTACTTCTCGCCCTCCGGTCCCGGCAGGTTCGCGTAGCTGATGTCGTCGTAGCGGAAGATCCGGCTGTAGAGCGAGAGACTGCTGTCGTAGTAGGTCTCGTGGTTCCCGACCGTGGTCATGATCGGGATGTTCGGCGAGATCAGCCCGCACTGCTTGAAGTGAAGGTTGCGGTAGTGGTCCAGCGTGCCGACGTCCACTTGGTCGCCCGGCATCAGGATGAAGTCGATGACCTCCTCGATCGGCAGGCCATAGTCGGCTTCGATCTTCGCCTTCGCGCAGGCGATGAGCTTTTCATAGCGATTCTCGGCAATGATCTGGTTGTCGCCCATCACCAGCACCCGCAGTTTGCCCGTCTTCGTTCCCGCGGGCGGAGGCGTACGGAAGCGGAAGGTGGCCGAAACCGTGCTGCCGTTGCGGACACGATAGTAGTAGTAGCTCGAAGGGCTGAGTCCGGTGATCCGCCCGGCGTGGTAGTGGTAGCCGCTGCCCAGCACGTCGAGCTGGGCGGTGATCGTATTGCTCAGGTTGCCTGCGGATGTGCCCCATTCGATCTGGCCTTCCGGCGCATTGTCGGAGAACCACGACACCCACATGGAGTCCGGGCGTGGGGTCTGGAGATAGGGGCGGATCCCGGCGGGAATGCCGGTGTAGCCTTCGGGCAGGGCGATGCCGCGCGCGGCCAGGCCGATGCCACCGAAGGCCGAGAGTCGTAGGAAGTCGGAACGCTTCATGGAGGCTCTCATGCTGGGGAGTGGACCCTCTCCCGCGTAACGGGCATTTTCGACAGGAAGGGCAGGAATATCGCCGCCCTTTTAAACGAAAAAGAGCCCGCCGGAGTGGCGGGCTCTTGGAGTTCGGGATTCTCGCTGCGAAGCGCTTTAGAAGCGCAGGCGGTAGAAGTGTCGTGGGCCGTCTGCCGGCAGGTAAGGGGATACCGCCGCCGGGACATCCTGCCAGCCGCCGAGGTTATCGGACTGCTGCAGAACCCCGTTCGACCACTCCAGGGTGATCACCCCGCCGGGCTTGGTGATCGTCAGGGGCACGGGACCGATGCTGGCGAGGAAGTGATTCCGCACCTGCGCTTCGCTCAGCGCCTTGTTGTAGATCGCGGCGTCGGTGATGCCGCCGGTGAAGTTCCGTTGGGCAATGGCGTCCGAGTTGGGGAAGCCAGGGCCGTTCTTCCAGCGCCCACGTGCACCGATCGCCCAGTTGGCATTTGCCACCGTCGTCGGGCCCGTCGCATCGGCTCCGGTCGCTAGGACGCTACCATTGCGATACAGTGTCCAGGTCCCCGCATTCCATGTGCCCGCGAGATGGACCCAGGCACCCGTGCCGAGGTCCTCTGCCGGCACGGTCGCAGTCGCCTTCCCGCCGGTGCCACCCACCTCGTAGTTGCCGCTCTCGATTCGTAGGAATATCTCGCCGGAGAAGGTGTCATTGCCTCCGTGACCGATGATCACGTTAGACGGGTTAATCTGAAATCCCGGCTGCACCCACGCTTCCAAGGTGATCGGACCCGCGAAGTTCAGTCCGCTCGGGTTGCCCAGTTCCACGTAGGTATTGGCGCCGCGGAACGCGCTCGCACTGTTGTTCGCCTCGAAGCCCTTGTAAGCCGGTGCACTCGGGCCCGGGGTCTGCGCGGGGGAGTTTACCAACGTGCCCGCTGCCGCAGAGCCCAGTGTGCCGAGGTTGGCGGAGGGTGCCTTGGCCGCCTCGTTCATCCGGAAGTAGCCTACCGGCGCATCCGAGGCGATCAACGTGGCATAGGGAGTCGCCGGGGACGCGTTGATCCCGTTGGCATGGTGGGCGCTGATCAGGGAAGCGGACAGCACCTTGTCGTAGAAAGCCACCTCGTCGATATCACCGTCGAAGGGGTTCTCGGTGCCGTTCGAGAATCCGCCGATGGACGGCACGATGTCGGTCTCGGGTGGATTGGGGGCGTAAGCGCCCAAGCTGGTCACTTGGCTGCCGGCGAGGACGCCGTTGATGTAGAAGGACGCCGTCTGGGTGGCCGAGTTGAAGGTCACCGCGAGGTGCTGCCATTGGCCGATGGTATAAGATCCCGGTACTGCGCCGGAACCGGCTGCGGTGGTGAGGTTGATCGTCGCATTGTTGCCGACTCCCGTGTAGAGACGCAGGTTCCAGCCGTAGCCACCGGGATGACCGGCGGGCGCCGTGGATGAGCCGCGCTGCCAGAGCACCCAGCCGGTCCGGGTTCCTCCCGGGTTGTGGTTCTTCAACAAGCATTGCGCGTTGGCGCGTCCCTCCGCGCTCGGCTTGACCCAACCTTCCCAGGTGAAGTTCGCGGTGTTGTATTCCGCCTTGGCAGGCAGCACGGTCGGATAACCGCCGTCGTTCGAGGTCTTATCGATGCTGTCGTAGCGCATCGCGGTATCGCCGCCCGCTGCCAGCGCGCCCGGCACCGAATGGGTCACCCCCGGGAAGTGAATGCCATGACCGCGCGGCGCGATCGTCCCTTGGTTCAGAGCTACCGCCCGGCCCGCATCGTATTCGTCCATCCGGTGCTGCATAATCGCACCGTCACCCCGTACCAGGGAGTCATACGACTCCGCCGGGATCGCATCCAAGCCAGCTTGATAGTGTTCCTGTACCTGCGTTGCGGTGAGCGCGGACGGATAGTAGGCGACTTCGTCGATATCGCCGGTGAAGGGGTTTCCGCCGACCGGGTCGGAGTAGGCTCCGAATCCCATCGGGGTGGAGTTGTTCGGCATGTAGGTCCCCGCGGAGGAGGTGGTCCCGTTGCCATCGACATACAGCGTGGCCGTGCTGCCGTTCCACACCAGCACCACGTGCGACCAATCGCCCGTGGTATAGGTGCCTCCCGTCACATCGATGGAAACACCGCTTCCCGATCCGCTATACATCCGGAAGTTCCAGCCTTGCTGGCGGCTCGTGTCGTTGGTCGAAGCGCGCTGGAAGAAGACCCAGCCTTGGCGGTTGCCGTCGGTCTTGCGGTTGGAGAGCGGTGCTTGGCCCACCGCAATGTTCTCTTCCACCGTCGGGCGCAGCCATGCTTCGATCGTGAAGGGTTGGTTCGCCGCCGGGTTCAGCGCCGCGTTGTTCGGGACCGTGGTGATCGAGGACAGCGTGTTGCTCACCGTGCTGCCTTGGAAGAAGGAGGCCGGGTTGCCGCCCGCACTGATGGCTCCTGTCACATGGTGCTGCACGAAGCGGTGCACGCCGTTCAGTGCGGCACCCGCAGTGCCTTGGTTGATCGCCACATCGGTGGGCACGGCTTCACCGAGACCATGAAAAGCGAGCGGACCGTCCGCGAGAACGGCGGAGGAGTAGCTCTGCGCGTAGACGCAGAGGGGGGCGCAGCCGAGGAGGCCGGCCAGGAGGGCAGGGCTTGGATTCATAGGGCTTGAGTTGAAACAAAACGATACGGGGTATCTCTTTCTTACGGGTCAAGCCATCACTTCGTTTAGCCTGTCCCCCAAAGATGCGAGTGAACAATTTGTAAGATTCGCCACCCTCGGGCAGGGGATGCCTGCTTGCCACCGCCGCCGCGGCTTGTCATTCCATGCGGAGAACACGTGACCGAGCCCGCCATCGTACGCCGCAGCGTCGCCATCCGCCATCCGGTATGGTCCTCCTTTGGCCCCTTGGTCACGGCCGGGGTGGTGGACTTCATGCGCGGCCATGAAATGTGGCGCCTCGTCACCGGGAACCGCTCTTATGGCGAGATGGAAGCGGTTGAGATCGACCGTGGCTGGCATGGCGACGGGCTGATCCTTTTCCGCGCCAGCGAGGAAGAACTCGCCGCCTACCGCCAACGCGGGCAAGCCGTCGTGCTCACCAGCACGGAAGGTCCCGACCTCGGTTTCCCCCGCGTCATTCCGGACAATGCGATGATCGGTCGCATGGCTGCGGAGCACTTGATCGAGTGCTCCGTGCCGCACTTCGCCTTCCTCGCCCGCGGCGAGACCTTCTACCGCGAAGCGGAGTTTGCCCCCGGCCTGCGCCGCTACGCCCGCGAGCGCTTGGCCGGCTATCGCGCCCGGCTCGCGGAGTATGCCTTGGAACCCTCGGTGCATTACCTGAAGGGCCGCCCGCTTTGGAAGGAGCAGACATGGCGCGAGGTGGAGACGGAGGTGATGGCCTTCCTCGATCTCCTGCCCAAGCCCTGCGGCCTCTTCGTCGCGGATGATTCGCTCGGCGCCGTTGCCTTGCGCGCGGCGGATCGCCTCGGCCTCCTCGTCCCGGCCGAACTCGCCGTCATCGGCTTCGGAGACGACCCCGCCTACTGCTTCTCCACCTTCCCCGCGCTCAGCAGCATTCCCTATCCCGGCCGCGAGGTCGGTCGCATCGCCGCCGAGCTGCTCTGGCGGCAGATGAAGGGGGAGTCCGTCACTTCAGGCCGCACCGAGATCCCGCTGCAGGACACGATTCTGCGCGAGTCCAGCGACACGCTCGCCATCGCCGATCCTGACATCCGCGAACTCGTGCGCCTGATCCGCCTCCGCGCCCCGCACGATGCCCTTCAAGTCTCCGAGCTCGCCGAACTCAGCACGCTCTCGATGACCACCATCAAGTCGCGCTTCTCTAGCCTCCTCGGCCACGGCCCCAAGCAAGAGATCCAGCGCGTGCGCCTCCGCCATCTCCAGCGTCTGCTCGCGGATTCCTCGCTCAGCCTCGCCGAGATCGCCCGCCGCATGAAGTTCGGCTCCGCCCATGAGCTCAGCCGCTTCTTTCTCACCGAGACCGGCCAGCGCCCCAGCGACTATCGCGAGAAGCTCACGCTTTCCTCACCGCGCACCGGGACCAAGACCGTCATCTTTGACATGGACGGCACCCTCTTCGATACCGAGCCGCTCTACTGCGAAGCCTTCCGCGCCGCCTTCGCGAAACAGGGCGGCACCCTCGACCGCGAGGAGTACTTCCGCGAACTCATGGGCCGTTCAAACCTCAGCATCGAGACCTACCTCGCGGCCAAAGCCACCGGCAGCTTCGATGCTGCCCGCTTCTCCAGGGAATGGCGCCGCGAATGGAAGTCCATCCTCGCTGCCGAGCGTCTCGAAGTCCTCCCCGGCGTGAAGGAGCTTCTCGAAATGCTCGTCGAGCAAGGCGTCCGCATCGGTCTCGCCAGCTCCAGCGACCGCGAGGATATCGAGCTCAGTCTCGAAGCCGCCGGCCTCGGTAGCTACTTCCCGATCAAGGCGGGCGGCGACGAAGTGAAAGCCGGCAAGCCCGCCCCCGACGTCTATCTACTCGCTTGCCAGCGCCTCGGCGTCGAGCCCGCCACCTGCATCGCCATCGAGGACAGCCGCCATGGCAAGGCCGCCGCCCTCGCCGCCGGCATGGATGTCGTATGGGTTACCGGATTGCCAGACGCTCCCGAATCCCGGGTGCGGAAAGTAAAAACCCTCGCCGGTCTCGGCGAGGGTGATTGGAAAAAACTCTTGGGAAGTACGATGGATCTCAGAGTTCTTTGATCCGGATGTTCCGCCAGCGCACCTTGCAGGACTTGCCCGAGTGCACCTGCAGAGCGAAAAACCCTTCCGGGGTGAACTCCTTTGCCTCGTCGGTGTAGTCCACGCGTTCCTTGCCGTTCAGCCAGATCTGGATGTGCTTGCCCTTGCAGACGATGCGCACCTCGTTCCAGTCGTCCCACTTCGTCAGATCCTGCCCCTGCTTGGTAAAGTCGGCCTGCGCCTTCTTGTCCTCCTCGGTGTCCTTGTCGCCCTTCTTCGGCTCCAGCCAGCCGCGGCGCGCTTCATCGTAGAGGCCCGCCGTCCAGGCCCGGCCCTTGCCGTTGTCGTGTTCGCACTGGTAGCCGTACACCCGGCCGTCATTGCCCTCCTTCTGCAGCCCGCGGAACATCATCCCGGAGTTGCCGCTCAGGTCGTCGAACTTCATTTCGAAGCGGAAGTCGAAATCTTTGTACGTCTTCTCCGTCCGCAGGAAGGTGTTCGACTTCACGTTCTCGCCGAAGCCGACGATCGCGCCATCCTCGATCTTATATTCGCCGTTGCCGTTCACCCGCTTCCAACCGCTCAGGTCCTTGCCGTTGAAAAGTTCGGTGAAACCCGCCTCGACCGCATGGGCGAGGGGAGTCGCGAAAAGCAGGGTGCAAATCAGGGTTTTGAACTTCATAAATTTGTCAGACAACTTTTTTCATGCCGACGCCACCGCGCAAGCCTGAAATCCCAGACGCGCGGCTTCACTGGTAACTTTCATCCGGCCTCATACGGATTCCCGGATTGCGTGAATGCCCGTAAGTTCTTCGCCACCTACCTTTTCCTTGCGGCATGCGGCGTACCTGCTAGCTTCCGCGGCAATTACTGGGAAAAGGTATGGTAGGGCATCTTGACCATCCAGTCCTCGTCCTCAACCGGTTTTGGCAACCGGTGCATACCTGCTCCGTCAGACGCGCGCTCAAGCTTTTGTTCTTGGGGCACGCCCAGGTGGTGCAGACTGAAGGCGAGGATCGTTTCAGAACTCACGACCTTGGTTCGTGGGTAGAGCATTCGTCGCGAGAAATCATGGCGGAAATGATCCATACCGTGCGCCTCGCGCTGCGTGTGCCGAAGATCATCGTCCTCGGCCTCTACGAAAAGCTGCCCCGCATGGAGGTTCGCTTCACCCGCCGGAATGTCTTCCTGCGCGACAAGCACACCTGCCAGTACTGTGCCAAAATCTTCACCGAGGCGGAACTCAATCTCGATCACGTGATGCCGCGCGACAAAGGCGGGCGCACCACGTGGGAAAACATTGTCACCTCCTGCATCCGCTGCAATACGCGCAAGGCGAACAAGCTTCCGCACGAGGCGAACATGCATCCGCTGCGCAAGCCCGCCGCCCCGCGCTGGCGCCCTATGTTCGGGCTCCGGGAAAACGCGCACTCGGACGAGAGTTGGACCCACTTCATTGATCCGGATCCGGCGGGGGTGAGACTGTCGGCCTAGGCTTGATGCCGTTAAGGGCACGTTCTCGGAGAGCAATCCATATGCTCTTAAGCCCCGGTAGGGGCGACATAGATTAGCCGGTGGCGTGAGCCACCGGTATCCCGGGGGGCGGCAACCGAGTCCCGGCAGGGACGACACGGAGCCGATGACCCAGCGTCCACGTTCATCCCATACCGCTCGCACGCTTTGCCCACCGGATGAAGCAGCTCCGGTGTCGTCTCTACTTGGACTTCCTAGATGGAGGCTTCGCCGATGTAGGCGTCACCCCGGAGACAGGTCCGGAAGCACCGGAGGCTCCCCGGTCCTTAACGGCATTGGGCCCAAGCTCGCACCCCAGATCCGCGATACCCCGGCCCGCTAGGCCGACCGCCAGCCAAGCCGGCAGCGTGACCAGATCGTAAGTCACCGCCACCGGCAGGGCGGCGGTGGCCAGATCATTCTGGATCTCCTCCGCCCGCGTCTTCGGCTCCGGAAGCGTGAAGATGGCCGCGGTCATGCAGGACGAAAGGCAAGGAACCGGTAGGATTGCGGCGACCCAAGCTAAAAGGGCTTTTCTCCAGTGAGGCATGCTGGAGTTTTGCGGTTTCACCCTCAATGGGACGAATCGCAATTCCCGATGAATGCATCGGGATTATCGATGCCAAGCTGGCTCACGCTACTTCGCGCTCAGCCCTGCCGGGAAGATCACGTTTAGCAGCAGGGTCAGGAAGAAATTGAAGATCAGGATCGCCAGCGCGGAGTAGACCATCGCTCGCGTCGTGCTCCGCCCCACGCCCACCGCCCCGCCGCTCGCGCTCATCCCCTGGTGGCAGGAGATGCACACGATCAGGATGCCGAAGACCAAACCCTTGATCAGGGAGATCCCCACATCGCTCAGGTCGGTATACTTGCCCATCTGGTTCATCCAGTAGGCGGCGTTCACATTGAAGGGGCCCGTGCCCACCGCCACCGAGGCTAGGATCCCCAGCGCGGCAGATTCCCCGATCAGCAGCGGCATTGCGAAGAGCATCGCGATCAAGCGCGGGCTCACCAGGTAATCGACCGGGTGCACGCCCATCGAGCGCAGCGCATCCACCTGCTCCGTCACCCGCATCGTGCCGATCTCCGCCGCCATCGCCGCGCCCACCCGGCCCGCCAGCATCAGCGCCGTGATCGTCGGCCCCAACTCCCGCAGCATCGCCACGCTCACCAGAGCCCCCGCTCCGGTCTCCATCCCCAGCGTGCTGAATTGGAAGAGGGATTGCGCCGCCAGCACCGCTCCAGTGAAGGCTCCGGTGATCATCACCACCGGTTGCGAGCGGTAGCCGATCTCCGCGATCTGCTGCATCACCATCCACCAGCGGATCTTCCCGCGCACCAGCGAAACCGCGATCTCGGCAATCAGCATCGCGACCTCCCCGAGGTATTCGAGGAAGCCGGTGACCATGCCTCCGAGCAGCCGGAAAAGTCCCACGCGGCGGAGCCTAGGGATTGCCTCAGCGCTTGGCTAGCGGCGGCTGCCGCAAAAAGTCGAAACGAGTTTCAATCGAATGCAATTTGCCGTACACCCCCTGCGTAGAGCCGGGATCATGAGCAACGACGACAAAGCGGCAGTGGAGAAGCTTCATGCCACCTATGGGCGGATGAAGGATGAGCTGGGGCGCGTGATCGTCGGCCAGGACGCCGTCGTCGAACAGGCCCTCATGGCCATCTTCTGCCGTGGCCACGCGCTGCTCGTCGGTGTGCCAGGCTTGGCTAAAACCCTGCTCGTCTCCACGCTCTCCCGCGCGCTCCATCTCGGCTTCAAGCGCATCCAGTTCACGCCCGACCTCATGCCTGCGGATATCACCGGCACCGATGTGTTGGAGGTGGACCCGGAGACCGGCCGCCGCGGCTTCCGCTTCGTGCACGGGCCCATCTTCTCGAACCTCGTGCTCGCGGATGAGATCAACCGCACCCCGCCCAAGACCCAGGCAGCCCTGCTGGAGGCCATGCAGGAACATCACGTGACGGTGGGCGAGCACACCTTGCGTCTCCCCGAGCCCTTCTTCGTGCTGGCCACCCAGAATCCCATCGAGCAGGAGGGCACCTACCCGCTACCGGAAGCCCAGCTTGACCGCTTCCTTTTCAATATCCTCGTGGACTACCCCACCGAGGAGGAAGAACGCGAGATCATCCGCCGCGTCACCAGTCCTTCCGATACCACCATCACCCCGCTGATGAATGCGGAGGAGATCATCCATCTCCAGCAGGTGGTGAAGCGTGTTCCGGTCGGCGATCACGTCATCGACTTCGCGGCGAAGCTGGCCCGTGGCACCCGTCCCAAGGATTCCTCTGCCCCGGACTTCGTGAAGGAGATGGTCGGCTGGGGTGCCGGTCCGCGTGCCGGCATCAGCTTGATCTCCGCGGCCAAGGCCCATGCGGTTCTGCGAGGGCGCTTCCATGCCACCACCGGCGATGTCGCCGCCGTGGCCACCCCGGTGCTGCGACACCGCGTCATCACCACCTTCAATGCCGAGGCCGCGGGCGTGACCAGTGACGATGTCATCAAACGCCTCATCAAGACTCTCGCCCCGCGTGAGGAACTGGTCGTCTAACGGGAAGCCTTTCTGATGTCTTCGGATTCCCTCAAGCTTCCCGAGTGCATGCGTCTCCTGCCCGCGGAGACCATGGGCGTGATGAAGCGCCTGGAGTGGTACGCGCGCCGCCGCATGCAGGGCACGCTCACCGGGCGCCACAGCTCGCCGGACAAGGGCTTCTCGGTCGAGTTCGCCGAGCACCGCGAATACGTCCCGGGGGATGATCCCAAGGATCTCGACTGGCGCGTGATCGCGAAGAGCGATCGCAACGTCATTCGCCAGTACATCGAGGAGACGAACCTCCGCGCCACCCTGGCCATCGATGTCTCCGGCTCCATGAGCTACACCGGTGATTCCGCCGCCACGGTGGGGGATGTTCCTCTCTCGAAGCTGGAGTATGCCAAGCATCTCGCTGCGGCCCTCTCCTATCTCTTCGTGAAGCAGGGCGATGCCGCCGGGCTGGTGACTTTCGACAAGGAAGTCCGGGGCTTCGTCCGCTCCGGCAGCCGCCCGAGCCAAGTCCGGCGCATTCTTGAAGAGCTGCACGCCACCGAAGCCGGTGCGGACACCGACGTGGGCAAGGTCCTCCACGGCGTCGCCGAGCGCATCCCGAAACGCGGCCTCGTCATCCTCATCAGTGATCTCTTCGATGATCCGGCCAAGATCATCGAGGCTCTCCACCACTTCGATTTCCGCCAGCATGAGTTGGTGATCTTCCATCTCATGGCGGAGGAGGAACTCACCTTTCCCTTCAAGAGCTTCCAGCGCTTCAAGGATCTGGAGGGTATCGAGAAGATGCTCCGCATCGATCCGCAGGCCGTCCGCGCCGCCTATCTGGAGAAGGTGCGCGACTTCGTGAAGCGCATCGATGCTGCCTGCGGCAAGCTGCGTGCGGACTACGTGGCGGTGAACACGAAAACCCCGCTGCGGGATACCCTGCTGCGCTACCTGGGAGGCCGGAAGTAGATGCTCTTCCTCAATCCATGGTTGCTCGCGGGATTGGCGGGAGTGGGCATCCCGATCATCATCCATCTGGTCCGTCGTCAGGCCGCGAAGCCGATCGAGTGGGGCGCCATGCGCTTCCTCTTCGATACCGTCGCCATGCGTCGGCGCAAGATGGAGTGGGAAGATCTCCTGCTGATGGCCGCGCGCTGCCTCTTGCTGGCGCTGATCGCGTTGGCCTTGGCCCGCCCCTTTGTCCCGCCGGATTCCTCGGTGCCTTGGCTCTTCGTGCTGCCGGCCGCCTTGGTCGGCGTGGCCCTGCTCGGCGCGTCGTTCGTTCTCGCGGGGAAGATCCGCTGGATTCTGAAGTTCGTCGCGGTCGCCTTGCTCCTCCTCGCCGCGGGCCTGGTCTTCCTGGAGCGTTCTCTCAATCTCAAACGTTTCGAGGCCAGTGGTCGCCGTGATGTGGCTCTGGTGATCGATGCCTCGGCTTCGATGGAGCTTTCGCTTGATGGCCGCACGGTCTTCTCGAAGGCGGTAGAGGAGGCCAAGCAGCTCGTGAAGGAAGCTCCGCGCGGCACCGCCTTCCTCGTCGTGCTCGGTGGTCCGGCACCGGAGGCGAAGACGGCCGCCCCGCTCACCCACCGCGCCGATGTGCTCGGGGTGCTTGATTCCCTCCGTCCCGTCGGCGGGACCTTCCGGGCCCATGAGGCGCTCGGCATGGCCACTCTCGGTCTGGCCGAGGGCTCGAATGCCTCGAAGGAGATCATCGTCTTCACCGATGCCCAGCGCGGCGGCTGGCGCTTTGATAGTCCGAACGCATGGGATGGCCTCGGCGAGGCATGGCAGGCCATGCCTGCGAAGCCGAAGCTCGTCCTCCGTGATTTCGGCTCACCCGCCGGTCTGCGCAATGTCGCGCTGGCCTCGCTGGAGACTTCCCGCTCGGTCGTCGGCACCGATCGCGAGGTGACTCTGAAGGCCACGGTGGAGAATACCGGCACCGCACCGGTCACCCCCGGCCCGGTCGTCATCGAGATTGATGGCAACAAGGTCGGTGAGAAGCCTGTCGGTCTGCTCGTCGCCGGTCAGAAGGAAACCGTGGAGTTTCGTCACCGCTTCGCGAAGGAAGGACCGCGCATCGTGGCAGCCCGGA from Luteolibacter rhizosphaerae includes the following:
- a CDS encoding DUF58 domain-containing protein, encoding MSSDSLKLPECMRLLPAETMGVMKRLEWYARRRMQGTLTGRHSSPDKGFSVEFAEHREYVPGDDPKDLDWRVIAKSDRNVIRQYIEETNLRATLAIDVSGSMSYTGDSAATVGDVPLSKLEYAKHLAAALSYLFVKQGDAAGLVTFDKEVRGFVRSGSRPSQVRRILEELHATEAGADTDVGKVLHGVAERIPKRGLVILISDLFDDPAKIIEALHHFDFRQHELVIFHLMAEEELTFPFKSFQRFKDLEGIEKMLRIDPQAVRAAYLEKVRDFVKRIDAACGKLRADYVAVNTKTPLRDTLLRYLGGRK
- a CDS encoding AAA family ATPase, whose protein sequence is MQFAVHPLRRAGIMSNDDKAAVEKLHATYGRMKDELGRVIVGQDAVVEQALMAIFCRGHALLVGVPGLAKTLLVSTLSRALHLGFKRIQFTPDLMPADITGTDVLEVDPETGRRGFRFVHGPIFSNLVLADEINRTPPKTQAALLEAMQEHHVTVGEHTLRLPEPFFVLATQNPIEQEGTYPLPEAQLDRFLFNILVDYPTEEEEREIIRRVTSPSDTTITPLMNAEEIIHLQQVVKRVPVGDHVIDFAAKLARGTRPKDSSAPDFVKEMVGWGAGPRAGISLISAAKAHAVLRGRFHATTGDVAAVATPVLRHRVITTFNAEAAGVTSDDVIKRLIKTLAPREELVV